In Tetrapisispora phaffii CBS 4417 chromosome 6, complete genome, a single genomic region encodes these proteins:
- the IBD2 gene encoding Ibd2p (similar to Saccharomyces cerevisiae IBD2 (YNL164C); ancestral locus Anc_2.91) yields the protein MANSNINDTSIELISQDGPLPMNIMMQEGVKALTKILSDHLQDGTSFEDDSRSMQVVFKNMQGVINESTNDSESKKIIELENEDKSVSTEQFVIRNQQNKADSEEYVSDPDLHLNGDDGELVFDYGSEIITDNPEELGERLSQMIESVIPNGFPKDKGGMLHAVLNGDELKITEEDSTNTTSYLDNYDTPNNIEGNYQRNINPSEHLDKVDASISHIHKTHHNHGYDSYNNQSSNRVKYKNYNYHDYKYYPINEKKQSTPDFSVLLSNEAHLCMFCEYYMVFGEPPKNMIKWYNKIHGYNCVSPHSKN from the coding sequence ATGGCGAACTCTAATATAAACGATACGTCCATAGAATTAATATCACAAGATGGACCACTTCCgatgaatataatgatgCAAGAAGGTGTAAAAGcattaacaaaaatattatcagaCCATTTACAGGATGGAACTtcttttgaagatgattCAAGATCGATGCAAGTAGTATTCAAAAACATGCAAGGCGTAATAAACGAGTCTACAAATGATTCTGAATCTAAAAAGATAATAGAATTAGAAAACGAAGATAAATCAGTGAGTACAGAACAGTTTGTAATAAGGAATCAGCAGAATAAGGCAGACAGTGAGGAATATGTTTCAGATCCCGATTTACACCTGAACGGTGATGATGGTGAACTCGTATTTGACTATGGAAGCGAAATAATAACTGATAATCCAGAAGAATTAGGAGAAAGACTTTCACAAATGATAGAGTCCGTAATACCCAATGGCTTTCCAAAGGATAAAGGTGGAATGTTGCATGCTGTTTTAAATGGCGATGAGTTAAAAATCACCGAAGAAGATTCTACAAACACAACATCATATCTTGATAATTATGATACCCCAAATAACATTGAGGGTAATTAccaaagaaatataaatccCAGTGAACATTTAGACAAAGTTGATGCCTCAATATCTCATATACATAAAACACATCATAATCATGGTTACGACAGTTATAATAATCAATCATCAAACCGtgtaaaatataaaaactaCAATTACCatgattataaatattatcccataaatgaaaagaaacaatCAACGCCAGACTTCTCCGTTCTACTGAGCAATGAAGCACATTTATGCATGTTTTGTGAGTATTATATGGTGTTTGGCGAACCACctaaaaatatgataaaatGGTATAACAAAATTCATGGATACAATTGTGTCTCGCCgcattcaaaaaattaa
- the DSE2 gene encoding Dse2p (similar to Saccharomyces cerevisiae DSE2 (YHR143W); ancestral locus Anc_2.90) produces the protein MNSTNNFIITIFFTLLLSFTHAADDVRFFTSDGVVYSYAVVTSTIRPATVVVETLYYTTTRVHEVTLSNNVVTSVTEEITSASTSSATSFLATTTSSPTATTIAAVQSSSIQLAPEEEFVASTVDAQTSSGRLTTTLMPVSSNEGESQQASTSSTSVISSIQLLTVESATQQAVPSSTSSSSPTTSSVPSSTLESATVTSPASDVCDDLYYSTYYITSSGESIDAATTITSTKTTYVTVNV, from the coding sequence ATGAACTCCACAAATAACTTTATTAtcacaattttttttactttattattatcctTTACTCATGCTGCTGACGATGTTCGTTTTTTCACTTCCGATGGTGTTGTTTACAGTTATGCTGTCGTTACTAGTACTATTAGACCTGCTACCGTTGTAGTCGAAACTTTATACTACACAACTACGCGTGTTCATGAGGTTACCTTAAGTAACAACGTTGTTACTTCCGTAACAGAAGAAATTACTTCTGCTTCCACTTCGTCTGCTACTTCCTTTTTAGCAACTACCACTTCTTCTCCAACTGCCACTACCATTGCCGCTGTTCAAAGTTCTTCCATTCAATTAGCtccagaagaagaatttgtTGCTTCTACTGTCGATGCGCAAACGTCTTCTGGGAGACTCACAACTACTTTAATGCCAGTTTCTTCCAATGAAGGAGAGAGCCAGCAAGCTTCAACTAGTTCCACTTCCGTTATAAGTTCGATTCAATTATTGACTGTTGAAAGTGCTACACAACAGGCTGTTCCTTCTTCTACTTCAAGTTCTTCCCCAACTACTTCCTCTGTTCCATCCAGTACTCTAGAAAGTGCCACTGTCACCTCTCCTGCTTCCGATGTTTGCGATGATTTATACTATTCCACTTATTACATAACATCTTCTGGTGAATCTATTGATGCTGCTACAACTATAACAAGTACTAA